The Haliaeetus albicilla chromosome 11, bHalAlb1.1, whole genome shotgun sequence sequence CTTCACTTTCCTATTTACACCACCATTAAATAGTAACTGACTTTATTTTCTCAGACTAGGAGGAAGTAGTTAGTTAGTTAGCTGACAGGGGAAGAGTGCTTGGCAAGTACACCAGGAGGTGGAGAATGGGCTCAGCTGGCAGCTCCTCTCTGGGAGAGATTTGGGAGGAAAGAGGGACTGGAGAAGTGTAAGGGCATCTTTATGGCATCAGTCAAGGGCTTTGGCAGGGAAGCTGAGGTGAAGAGGGAGACCAGACCCAGAGGCTTAGAAGATACGgagaaagcataaaaaaagcAATTGATGGGACTCCTCTTTTGGACAGCTGTTTAATGGGCAGGCCAAGCAGCAGCTTCAGTGTTCCTGCTGCCATCCCGAATGCAAAGTAAAGCACTGGAGAGTTTAGCAAAGCTGTCAAAGAATGGGAAGTGACACTGTGGGCCTCCTGGAGGTTGGCTTGCTGCGGGAAGGAGTTGCACACCTTTTCTATTCCCTTACAGAGTAGGGCTTAATAAAAAGCAACGAAGTTTATTTTAGTGCCTCTATTTTTTTAGGGTACTAGAAGCGTCTCCTGTTTTAGGGATTACCACTCTGAGTTGCCCAACTCTGGTGGTGGTGCCATCTCCTTGTGCTTTCCTAAGTGCTGATCTCACTTACTAAAAACCCCAGAGCAGGTGCTTGTTCGGGGAATAGACAAACTCAAAAGAGCAGGAGCCACCAAGACCACCTGTGTTTTCAGCAATAAAACCATAGTCACTGGATAGAGTCCGAGTTGAGGGGACCAAATCTCACCTTGTTTTGTCAACACTTGAGGGTCTTCCCAGAGGTCATGACCCACTGCATTAATGGGAAATGCTCTGTATGGCCAAGGTCTAGGGGCTCATGCAAGCTCTTTTGCCTTGCCCCAGCCCCAGTGAGGCAGCATTGGGATCAAGACAAAACTAAGCCAAAGGGAAATGTTGCCACGGGCTgatggggagggcaggagagcagaggagcagaaagggcCATGGAGGAGCAGAAGCAAGTTAGAGCTTTCTCTTGAGCTTACGGCTGGCCCCACCAcgcccgctccgctcccgcTTCTCCTTGCGGATGCAGAAGTACTTGGTGACCCTTTTGCGGCACTGCTCGCACCGCACGGCACAGCACCAGTGGAACTTGCAGTTGCAGCTGGACACCATCTCGGCTCGCCTCTCCTCCACTGCCAGCCCACAGTCCCCGCACAGCCGCCGGCAGCTCCGCTTCTCCCATTTGCTGAGCGCCTTGCCCCTCTTCAGGCATTCCCTGCCCTCCgtgcccagcagccccagcgTCTTGTTCTCCAGGCAGTAGTCAGGAGAGTCTTCTAAATGGACTAGCTCCTTCTTGGAGATGGAGCTGAAGGTCTCGGCGATGGCACCCCGGCTGGCAGCGCTGTTCCCTGCCCCCTGCAGCAAGTCCACCTTCAGGGCTTTGTGATACCTCTCCTTGAGGTAAGTGCCCACCTCCCGAAACtcaggcagctgcagccagcaggtCTGGGTAGTGCAGCTCCCTGACACGCCATGGCATTTACAAGTCCGCTTCATGGTTCCTTTCACGGCCTAGAGTGTGAGGAGAGAGGGGATTCAGGAAAAAGCCCAGAGGGgtcatttctgtgctgcagtgcATGGAGAAACATGGCTCCACGCCTGTAGAGGGGTTTGCCATTGACCCTCCCTGTGCAGTAGTCCTGCCCAGGGGTTGTTGGCTTAAAGCTCACAGATTTGCTTCTCCACAGTACTCCCCTACTTGAACCGGGAGAAAGAGGACAGCAGGAAGCCATTAACAATGTGACCATGGAAGGTTTGCTACCTTAGAACAAACACCACCCATCACGTCAGTACTACTGCCATCCCCTTCTCCTCAGCATGGTAGTTGTTTTTTCTGGACATGTGCTTTTAGCCACAGCAAGTTGTGACTCTCCACAGTGAATGGCCAGAGCCAATCTGGTATGCACTGTCAGGtctggagggagagaagggcTTACCTTTCTACCCGCCTCATTGTTATGCAGGTTCATAGCAGCTCTGGCATCTTGTCCAGTCTCCAGGGCATCCACAAACTGCTTGGAAATGGCTTCCCCAAAGCCCACGTTATCACTGCAGCCTCCCCACAGCCAGCCTTGCCCCCCTAGGAAAGGAGATGAGATGTGTGCTGTCAGGGAACCAGCCCCTCACATGCCTGGCTTATGGCTCTGCGGACAAGAAAGGGTCTCAGAAGTGATGGGAGGGAATGGAGGCTGTGGGGCAAGTCCAGCCTTTCACCTCGCAATATTCCCTGATTCCCTCCCCTTGGGCTCATGCCATTTCTACTGAGGCCTAGATAGTGACTCATTCAGGCAGGGAAGGGGTATGTCCTGTGGGACAAACCCAGGGATTTCCAGGCTCTCTGTAGAGCAGGATTCAGAAGCTGTTAATTATCATGCATTAGCAGCCATATAGATAAAGCGTTGGGTCTTTACTCACCTTCCCTCAAACCCTGACTTGAACTGGTTCAGTCTAACTCGCAGGGGCAGCATCTTGCTAACATGGATTAGTGAACTGGTGGAGGTATCCTGGTCAGAGGGAACAGATTCCCCTCCTCTGGGAAACAACCCAAGCCCAGCACACATGTATTGAGGAGGCCCTCTTTTTGGTACACACAGAATCCTGGGATGATGTTGAGCATCTCAGAAGGGTCTGATTTTCCAGTTATCACAAAGAGACAAAGAAGTCAGCACAGAACTGGGAGAATGCACAGAAAGATGTAGAGGGTACTTTTCCTAACTGCATGGGAGCTTGAAAACTTAGCTTGGCTGACTGGAAACATGTCATGCggtttgcttcttttcctcctaGAGAAAAATGTCAAATTCATTTTGAAGTTTTGAAATCTGGAACATTCTGACCCTAACGTGCCTTGGCGGTACATCTTGGGAGTTGTGGTTTAATGGCCTTGTGCCTCTCTTGAAAggcccagctcctgcctggaCTTCCCCAGAGGATCACGGTCCCCTCTTCCAGGGAAAGGCTGGGGTGTCTCATGGGAGGTGGGTAACTGCAGAGGATGATGAAGTCCATATCAAGAGCTGGGACTGAAGGCAGAATGGCAACCTTTCACCAACTTGGATTCAGCGCAATGTAATTTAGAATTGAACCACACTGTTCTAGACAAGCTCAaaattttcctttgccttccaAGATTTTAAGTTCACAGTGgaaaattttcatgaaaaacagatatgtttgggggaaaagaagTGTAGCATGAGTAACTCAGTTTTCCAGAGAAGATAATATTGGGTGTGTCATTGCCCAAAAGTCTAGCTCTGCTAGAGATGGGCTATCCCATGCCTCCGACACCTAAGAAGCAGTGGCTGTTTTAAAAACTATTAGCCAATAAAGCAGATTACTAAATATTGGACACTCCAGAGGAGTTTGTCATAAACTAACATGTACCGACTGCCCAGTGCAGCTGGGCGGCGAACggcttttaaaagattttgatAATTTGAAATTTGGCCTCTTTCCATTCAAAACAAAAGACCAAAATGTCAATGTCTTCTGTAAAAGCCGAGCAGAGAACTGGAGTGGTGCAGCCTTGGGTTCCACACCCAGGGATGCTTAGTGGCTGTGGGCCTGGGTACTGCTGCGTCAGGAACGGGGTGAAGGCTGTGTGCTGCCACAGCAGTTCTCCTGGTTGAGCTCTCATGCACCTGCCATGCTGACAAATGCTGGAGGGGTTTATGAATGCCACCCTACTTTCCCTCCTGGTAATTCTGCTCTGGGTCCACCCTGGTCCTGGAGACCCTGAAAGCCCTGAGGTGCTTGATCAGTACTGCTCTAACCAGACCTGCCATTTAGATATTCAGCATCAGATTCTCTCCTCTGCCAGTATGATACAGTCATTCCCTCCAGCAGCTTAAACAGAGTGGTTCTTGATTTGAAACAGGGAAACTGCAACCCCCTTCTACTTTCCTACTCATTGAGAAAGTAATGGAAAACACCAAGGGCTCAgcctcagctggtgtaaattggAGGTGGCCCCATTAGCTTCCATAGAGCTACTTTGGTTTGAGCTAGGCAAAGCTCTGCTCTGGGCATTATTTTCAGGTGCAGGGACCAGGAGGAGGAGTTGTttctggaggggagagggagggggacagggagaggaggagctgTCTCCTGCCACCTGGGACGTGAGAGAGGGATGGCAGCTCGTCTCTCCTTACCCAGCTGTCCGTTGCGGGAGTCGTCACAGCCACAGTTGTCAAAATCTCCCAGGCTGCAGTTCCGGGTCAGCGTGTACATGACACCCGCAGAGCTGATGGCATGGACAAAAGCGGTTTCTCGGTTTGCTGTCAAGTGGGAATACAAGGAGAGCAGATGTGCTAAAGATTTCATGGCGAGACCAGTGTTAGAAACAACTCCTGCCATGCAGGAGACTGCATAAGAAGAGATTTGCAATGGGCAGGGCTTTGTGGGGTGGAGAGGAGGCCCAACATGTCAGATTAGGTTAGTTTTGGCTTGCATGAAGGCAGAAGCTCCCCGATCCAGACTGAGTCATGCCATTTCCAAGGGTGTAGATGAGTTTAGCACTTGGCTGTCCTTGTGGGAGCTCAGCAGTGGGGATACAGCACAGACAGCCAAATATCCCCCATGTCGTGCTAATAGACCCCAGAGGGGAAGGGGCTCTCTCCAAGTATTAAAGAGCTCCCTCCTCATAGCCACCTCGAGCCTTACCTTCTGCTGGACACTGTCCAGGGCTCAGAGCAGGGACCATACCTACCCACCAGGACCAGTGTGGTGATCATCAGTGGACTTCACTGAGCCTTTGGCTTTCATTTAATACCAGCAAGGTATCTGAGCAGATAACCTTGATGGGAATGCTTCAGGGACTCGCTCCCAGTCCCAGAGTGTTACTTCGTCCTGCAATTGCCTCCTCAAGGCCCCACTTTGAAACCTCTGTCCACCTCTGCCTGGGACCCTGGTCCCTCATCTGCTGCCAGTCCTACTAGAGGCCTGAGGCTCTCCTCCATACCCAGGTCCTGCCTGTACAGGGCAGGTATGAGCTCAGCCCAATGCCGTACATGGGTCTAGAGGACCAGGTATGCACCAAAACGTTTCCTGGCACCTGCAAATGGGCAAGGAATGGGATACAGTGACAATGACCACAGCTCCATGCCCTGCAGTGGCACAGGTCATGGATGCTGGATTTCCGCCCAAGGTGACCCTGACATCTGGAAGCTGTGGGAAGacttttctcctgcctcttgGCCAGAGCACAGCCACTGATAAGCTCTTTCCTGCTTCCTTTGGCCATATCCCTCTGCTTGCCGCCCCACCACCCTGTGCTGGTTCTCAGCCTCCCTGGGACATCCTGGCAAGAGACACCACATAGGCATGGCATGTCCAGCAGCCCATGCCACAGGTTGTGGTGGTGCATCCTTGCAGGGAGCCAGTTGTGTGAGGGTTGGTGGGACACTCCCGTCCTGCGCAAGCTGGGGCTCGGCAGGTCTGGAGGCGATCCTGGCATTGTGAGGCTGCCTTGTCTTGAAGCTGGATCCCAGCGTGTGTCTGGGAGATGATGGGTGAAGGGGCCTCCTGGAACGATCCCTCTGGGGCATTCCTCAAAGAGGCACATCccagatggggatggggaagaaaaggaggcacctgggaagagaagaggggCCCATGGGCTCTAACATGTAGTGAGGGGGTCCCAGTAGTGGTATCCAATGCTTTCCTTACCGCTGCGCAGCCCGCCgtggctggagagctgcagtgCCCTCTCTGGGCAGTTCCAGCGGTCCCAGGCGAACTGGAACTTGCACTCCTCGATGCCGCTCTGTGCCCCAGCCGCCACGCTGCTGGAGTAGATGAGATAGGCCTAGGAGCAGAGGAGCAGGTCAGGAAGGGGAGACGGTGTGTGCCCCACTTCAGCCCCCTCAGCATTAACTTGCAAAACAGAGGCAGGACTCATTGGCCGGCATACAGGGACAACCCCACGGGTGACAGACTTGGAATGTCCCCAGGCTACTCCTAGGGTCCAGGGGAGTCACTCAGCAGCTCTAGTTTCTATCTCAGGCAGTGCAAAGCTGGTGTAGCCCCAGCGGCTTCCCACACAGCAGAGGGGCTGATGCAGGTGTAGCTTTCCTGCCCTGCATTGCATATTGTGGGTCCTGCTGCTTTGGGGTCTAGATGGATGGAGATGCACAGTGCAAAACACCAGGAAGAACATGGCCCCAGGCTCCCCAGGAGGCTGGCGTTCAACTGAAAATAACTTGCATGCCATCTTACAGAGACGAGATGTACAGAACTGAGGTCTCTCAGGCCTGGCTCCCCTGGGGAGTGGAGctcaccaccagcagcagcagcaaatgcattttctgctgtgctgggtCAGAGCCTGGGCCTCCTGGGGGAGAAGGCTGAGCTGTTGGCTGTTAGCCACATTAAGAGATGTGCCAGCCAGCCCCTGCAATGGGGAACCCCTTATCTCGCCAGTGCGAGAGGAGGCAGAGCCTTCTCCTCAGAGACTGGGGAGCTCCAGGCCAGCAGGTGCCTCAGCCTGCCTCCTCCTTCACCGCAGCTCCAGGGGGACAGCCACTGCTTTGGGGCAAGGTCACTCCACCTTAGCATTAAGAGCTGTAGAAAGAGCTAGATGGGCTTGGAGATGTTCCTGGGAAATAGCCAGAACAAAAATCAGGTGAATTTTACAACTGGTCCTggctaggaaaaaaagcctctgaAAGAGGGGtgcaaaaagggggggggtcaaaaatactgaagaagGTCCTGGCAATTCCATTTGTGTTCCTTGGGGGAAGTATGATTTGCAGGACCTACAGAAAGTACCTTTTCAGCTCAGTGAATGTGGATCCTGATGCTAACCTGATCATCAGGAAGCAATAGATGACAGGTGAGAGCCTCAACTGGTGCCAATAGACAAATCTCCAAAATCTGGCCCCAGCCAGCTTAAAAGAACCTCAGGCCAACTTTGCTCAGAGCTGACATAGATCAAGGAGCTGTGGCTCACAGCAGGTATTTCTGGCTCTCCTCTGCCTTGTTGCTGGAAACCTGGGGGTGAGGGGAGCTCTGGCTGAGGCTGGATGGAGAGGAGTGGGAAGGAGGAGCCTCTCCCTCCCTGGGTTTAGTGGAATCAGGGATAGAGATTAAAGGGATTTCTCTTACCTTAGGGCCTGTCATCAGGAAATTATTCACTGACCTGGAAGACAGAGACAGTGTCAGCAGGGAGGGGGTGATGGCAGAGGGGCCTGGGGAATGCCTGGCATCCCAGGACTCTTCTCTCAGCACTTGCAGCCTGCCTGTCTCCTGGCTGCAGGCACCTTTGGTCTGTCCCCTGTCTCCCTTCACTGCTCCCTGTGAGCTGGCATAgtgccttctccttccccattcCCCCCAGCAAAGCTGTACTGGGCTGCAACCTTGCTGCTGcctccttttgctttcctctgcacAGCTGCCCTTCATaccaatcccccccccccttttttttttttttttttagtgctttcctctttccccagccTTGCTTTTTACCCTACTAGACTGCTCTTTGGCTTAACTCAGGGTAgtgctgcccccagccccaggagctggACCATGTGCCAGCACTGTTCTCCCTGTGGGACCATGCTGAAGGAAAGAGGAGGTCACACCACTGCTCCTTCATGGTGTGtgtcccagcagcatcccccccaGATCATGGttgcttgttttgctgtggtGCCAGCTCTGGCTATCCATGCTCTACTCTTGGCCATATTATGGTGATGGC is a genomic window containing:
- the WNT8B gene encoding protein Wnt-8b, which gives rise to MDPYLGIFFLTPFFQSCCAWSVNNFLMTGPKAYLIYSSSVAAGAQSGIEECKFQFAWDRWNCPERALQLSSHGGLRSANRETAFVHAISSAGVMYTLTRNCSLGDFDNCGCDDSRNGQLGGQGWLWGGCSDNVGFGEAISKQFVDALETGQDARAAMNLHNNEAGRKAVKGTMKRTCKCHGVSGSCTTQTCWLQLPEFREVGTYLKERYHKALKVDLLQGAGNSAASRGAIAETFSSISKKELVHLEDSPDYCLENKTLGLLGTEGRECLKRGKALSKWEKRSCRRLCGDCGLAVEERRAEMVSSCNCKFHWCCAVRCEQCRKRVTKYFCIRKEKRERSGRGGASRKLKRKL